The following are encoded in a window of Rissa tridactyla isolate bRisTri1 chromosome 3, bRisTri1.patW.cur.20221130, whole genome shotgun sequence genomic DNA:
- the ZC3H12D gene encoding probable ribonuclease ZC3H12D, with product MPARMALASSLSSKPVPPRSRKVSTTGVEAHQSKLDFFCKLGYGKQDICKVLENLGQEALEDDVLKELIRMGSKPQALQNQAQPSPLKLVARGSCSTSPGSKWLGEDDSDSSDHLRPIVIDGSNVAMSHGNKEVFSCWGIQLAVDWFRERGHTYIKVFVPLWRKEPPRQDSPIADQHILEELEKQSILVYTPSRKVKGKRVVCYDDRYIVKVAYEKDGVIVSNDHYRDLQNENPEWKWFIEQRLLMYSFVSNRFMPPDDPLGRHGPTLSNFLSKKPVLPEPKWQPCPYGKKCTYGNKCKFYHPERPQQAQLSVADELRAKIGVPFSLGKEEEKRNCPPYRTGGDPTPPDACTETLPEASGCAGASCYPGWSQGSCPGQPPGTWAGGPGSDLGLDQRLLQTELPRDQVLLEKMSGLSIGDGTYSYNRFIHTSQDREVTDSPHRCGDLRHNPYPLHQPHSLDHSCPPGGSFQQRVLPPARGGMCPDLSWPQESHGMPGMGQRSHYVPGGAQHKQALETQHRVLPPSAALHPHPDPLHLYSEQRPQQQHCFPSRPPGQPFLLDSSNGLGFFQKALAYPDASYSDYWPTPAARPPSAQQANVHRELCSLFPYGEVNRIMALYPDIKDVASLTLLIQRHRNL from the exons ATGCCTGCTAGGATGGCACTGGCCAGTTCACTTTCTAGCAAGCCAGTGCCACCACGCTCCAGAAAAGTTTCTACGACAGGGGTGGAAGCGCATCAGAGCAAGCTGGATTTTTTCTGCAAGCTGGGCTATGGTAAGCAGGACATCTGCAAAGTGCTGGAGAACCTGGGCCAAGAGGCCCTGGAGGATGATGTGCTGAAAGAGCTGATTCGGATGGGGAGCAAACCTCAAGCCCTGCAGAACCAGGCTCAACCTTCCCCGCTAAAACTTGTTGCCCGCGGATCGTGTAGCACTTCACCGGGGTCGAAGTGGCTTGGAGAAGATGACAGTGACTCTTCCGATCACTTGAGACCCATTGTGATCGATGGCAGCAATGTGGCAATGAG tcatgGAAACAAAGAGGTATTCTCCTGCTGGGGGATCCAGCTGGCAGTGGATTGGTTTCGTGAAAGGGGGCACACGTACATCAAGGTTTTTGTCCCACTCTGGAGAAAGGAGCCCCCTCGACAAGACAGTCCGATTGCAG ATCAGCACATTCTTGAAGAGCTTGAAAAGCAATCGATCCTTGTGTACACCCCATCCCGGAAGGTGAAAGGCAAGAGGGTGGTTTGCTACGATGATCGCTATATAGTGAAAGTTGCTTATGAGAAAGACGGAGTCATTGTTTCCAATGACCATTACCGGGATCTCCAGAATGAAAACCCCGAGTGGAAATGGTTTATTGAGCAGCGACTACTCATGTACTCTTTTGTCAGTAACAG GTTTATGCCTCCCGACGATCCGTTAGGCCGGCATGGACCCACTCTGAGTAACTTCCTCAGCAAAAAGCCAGTGCTTCCGGAACCAAAATGGCAGCCTTGTCCCTATG gtAAAAAATGCACCTATGgcaataaatgcaaattttaccACCCAGAGAGACCACAGCAAGCTCAGCTCTCAGTTGCCGATGAGCTCAGGGCTAAAATAGGGGTCCCATTTAGcctggggaaagaggaggagaagcgTAACTGCCCGCCGTACAGGACAGGAGGAGATCCCACACCGCCTGACGCCTGCACAGAGACGCTGCCAGAAGCCAGCGGCTGCGCAGGGGCTTCCTGCTACCCAGGGTGGTCACAGGGAAGCTGTCCTGGGCAGCCCCCTGGCACCTGGGCTGGTGGCCCTGGCTCTGACCTGGGGCTGGACCAGCGGTTGCTACAGACAGAGCTGCCACGAGACCAGGTGCTCCTGGAGAAGATGTCAGGGCTATCCATCGGTGACGGCACCTACAGCTACAACCGGTTCATACATACCTCTCAGGACAGAGAGGTGACGGACAGCCCTCATCGCTGCGGTGACCTCAGGCACAACCCGTACCCACTTCATCAACCCCATAGCTTGGACCACTCCTGCCCACCCGGAGGCTCTTTCCAGCAAAGGGTGCTCCCGCCTGCGCGGGGCGGGATGTGCCCAGACCTCAGCTGGCCCCAGGAGTCCCACGGCATGCCTGGCATGGGACAGAGGAGCCACTACGTCCCTGGTGGTGCTCAGCACAAACAGGCCCTGGAGACTCAGCACCGTGTTTTGCCACCGTCCGCGGCTCTTCACCCTCACCCTGACCCACTTCACTTGTACAGCGAGCAACggccgcagcagcagcactgcttccCCAGCCGGCCCCCAGGGCAACCCTTTCTGTTAGACTCCAGCAACGGGCTGGGCTTCTTCCAGAAAGCCCTTGCTTACCCTGATGCCTCCTACAGTGACTACTGGCCCACCCCAGCTGCGAGGCCACCCTCTGCCCAGCAAGCAAATGTACACAGGGAGCTGTGCTCCCTCTTCCCTTACGGCGAGGTGAACCGCATCATGGCTTTGTACCCCGATATCAAGGATGTTGCTAGCTTGACTTTACTGATTCAGAGACACAGAAACTTGTGA